Part of the Triticum urartu cultivar G1812 chromosome 2, Tu2.1, whole genome shotgun sequence genome, TAGAAGTGGGCTAATTCTATAGATATGTGATTACCACGAGTAGGCCACTGCTATGGTGCAGCCCTccatttgatttttttttctgttaCGAATTGGTAATACTCGGATTTTGTTGTATTTCTATAGAGAATGCATTTTCGGTTTTTCTTTCACTCATGAATCATTTGTGGTTCACTTCTTGATGGAAGTAGGCATCCCCGCGAGCACTCCGATGATGCCGAGAACGATATTGGTGGTGGGATCAAAGAGGATTCTGCATGAGATGCCCTTGGACAGGTGGGATATGTTGGCAAAGGGAAGGTGGCGCGTCGTGTCATGGTAGAATTCAAGCAAATCTTCGTAGTAATTTGATGAGAGAGGGATCATTATAGGTGGGAAGACTATATATAGTTACAACATAACAATTGTGTAGTCACCGGGTTGTAGTCATCAACATGGTTATTTTTATAGTTACCAAGTTGTATATGTTATAGAAACATGATTATTGTAGACCGACTTACCCATTATTTGGTTTACAAAAAGTCATTGTAAACATTCCTCGGGAACTATTGTGTAAATATCATGATAATATAGGCTTCCGGACCTTATATTTTACATGCAAACACCACGGTATTTTTGACCCGTGAGAAAAAGTTGTTGAAAACATATCACTGATAACTTCGAAGTAATAGCATGGTAAGATACGCCCCTAACCTGATAATTTAGGTACAAACACCACGATAACTTTGACCTGTGGAAAAAAGTTGTTGAAATTAAAACATACCGCTGATAACTTCCAAgtaatagcatggtaatatacGCCCTCAGAGCTGATAACTCAGGTACAAACACCACGATAATTTTGACCCGGAGAAAAAGATATTAAAAACATACAACCAATAGCTTttgtgtaaatagcatgataatataGGCTTCCGGACCTGATAACTTATATACAAACACCACAATAACTTTGACCCGTGGAAAAAAGTTGTTGAAAACATACCACCAATAACTTGTGTGTAAAAGCGTGATAATATACGCTTCCGGACCTGACAACTCAGGTACAAACACCACGATTACTTATGACCTGTGAAAAAAAGTTATTGAGAACATACTCTATAAATAACATGGTAACACAGGATCCCGGACCTGATAACTTATTTTGAGCACTATAGACCTGATAACAGGTACAAATACCAAGGTAACTTTGAACCAGGTGAAAAAATTATTGAAAACATACACCGATAATTTTTatgtaaatagcatgataatataCACATCCACATATGATAACTTACATACAAACACCCCGTTAACCTTGACCAGACGCTTTTTGTTGTTGAAAATATACCTCGGTAATTTCTGTGTAGATAACATGATCATTTAAGCACTATAGATCCGATAACTTAGGTACGAACACCACAATAAATTTTGAACCAGGTGAAAAAATTGTTGAAAACATACGGCCGATAATTCTGTGtaaataacatgataatataCGCATCCACACCTGATAATTTACATACAAACACCGCGGCCTCGACCAGACGATTTTTCGTTGTTGAAAATATACCCCCGGTAACCAAAATGCATAACTTGTGTGCAAAAACAGTGGTATTTTTCATAGCTAATAACGTAGACTCAAACACCATAGTAAATTTTCACCGAGGGAAAAGTTGTTGAAATATATCCCGATAATCTTCATGTAAAGTTTGCATGTTGCCCATGCTAAACTTAGCATGCTTCTCACGCTTATCAGCACTATAATGATAGAGTTGTCAACCTTTGTCATGTTATTTGTTATCAGGGCGTTATGTTGAAGTTACCATGATGGTCATGTCATAGTTATCACGCTGCTTATTCCAAGTTATCAAGACTGTTTTTTTTTGCTAATATGATAGAAAGAAGAAGGGTTCAAATACCCCTGTTTATCTATTGTGGACAATAAAAAAAGATGGGTGAGTTGGTTAGTGGCTGTAGTAGCTAGTTGGGGGACCAAAGTTCAAGTCCCCTTTTAAGCACTTTATTTCTTTTTCTCCGCTATCTAGACTAATTGATATAAAACCAGACGAGTGAAAAAAAGTCTGTGAACCGAGGTGAGATAAAAATCGGTGAACGACCAGTCGACTGGTCGTTAGCATAGTCCTTTTTTAATATATATTTGATCATTTTTTATAAAGTTTGATTTGACACAAATGTAATACGCGGAATaaaaaggataggagggagtactAAAAACCTACTTTATTTCTTTTTCTCCGCTATCTAGACTAATTGATATAAAACCAGACGAGTGAAAAAAAGTCTGTGAACCGAGGTGAGATAAAAATCGGTGAACGACCAGTCGACTGGTCGTTAGCATAGTCCTTTTTTAATATATATTTGATCATTTTTTATAAAGTTTGATTTGACACAAATGTAATACGCGGAATaaaaaggataggagggagtactAAAAACCTACTTTATTTCTTTTTCTCCGCTATCTAGACTAATTGATATAAAACCAGACGAGTGAAAAAAAGTCTGTGAACCGAGGTGAGATAAAAATCGGTGAACGACCAGTCGACTGGTCGTTAGCATAGTCCTTTTTTAATATATATTTGATCATTTTTTATAAAGTTTGATTTGACACAAATGTAATACGCGGAATaaaaaggataggagggagtactAAAAACCTACTTTATTTCTTTTTCTCCGCTATCTAGACTAATTGATATAAAACCAGACGAGTGAAAAAAAGTCTGTGAACCGAGGTGAGATAAAAATCGGTGAACGACCAGTCGACTGGTCGTTAGCATAGTCCTTTTTTAATATATATTTGATCATTTTTTATAAAGTTTGATTTGACACAAATGTAATACGCGGAATaaaaaggataggagggagtactAAAAACCTGTGGTTGTGGGTAATTAGGATATGCATGCGTCCTGCTGCACGAGACACAGGATATGCATGCGTCCTGTTGTGGGTAATTAGGATATACCTTGTTTTTTCACTAGGTAGTGTGTGGATGAACAAGACACGGTCGTCCAACCATCGCGATCGTGAAGGGAATATACCGCTCCCTAGCGAACATGCTAAATGCTAAATGCATGTGCAGATACActtcctagtaggagtagtacgTATCCTTGGCGCGTCGGAGACGACAGACGAGACGGGCGGTTCGTTCCGGGCGGCAACCAAACTTGCCCTGCAAATATGCGGCCCGGTCGTCTCGCTCGCATAGCAATCGACGCCAGTTTATAGTATATCCTACCGAACTCGATGACTTCAGATTTGGTCCGTGCCGCATGCGTATATATAGTGCAGTTGATCCCCAGTCTTCTCTAGAGTGAGCTCAAGAGAGTAACACGCCGCCATGGCCATGGAGCAAGCAATTTATCTCGTCTTGGCTCTCCTCCTGCCTCTCCTGCTCCTCAAGCTCATCAGGAACCGCAGCCACGGCGCTGGCCAGCAGCTGCCGCCTGGCCCCTGGCGGCTGCCGGTCATCGGCAGCCTGCACCACCTCGCCGGCAAGCCGCTGGTCCACCGCGCCTTCGCCGACATCGCACGCCGGCTGGGCGACGCGCCGCTCGTGTACCTCAAGCTCGGTGAGATGCCCGTGGTGGTGGTGTCGTCGGCCGAGGCCGCGCGCGAGGTCATGAAGACGCAGGACCTCACGTTTGCGACGCGGCCATGGAGCCCGACCATCAAGATCCTCATGTCCGACGGTGCCGGGCTGGCGTTCGCGCCCTACGGCGCGCACTGGCGTCAGCTCCGCAAGATCTGCATCATGGAGCTGCTAAGCGCCCGCCGGGTAAAAACGTTTCGGCACGTCCGGGAGGAGGAGGTGAGGCGCCTCGTCGCCGCCATCACAGCGGGTGCGGGCGAGCCCGTCAACGTCAGCAAGCGGCTCGCCGTGCTCATCGCGGACATGACCGTGCGCGCCATGATCGGGGACAGGTTCAGCAGGCGGGAAGAGTTCCTGGTGGTGCTCCAGCAGGGGGTAAGGATCCTTTCCGGGTTTAACCTCGGCGACCTCTTCCCCTCATCCCAACTCGTCGGCTTCGTCAGCGGCTCCGCCCCACGGGCATGGGAGAATCACACCAAGAGCTTCGAGCTCATCGAGTGCGCCATCAAGCAACACCAGGAGGTGAAGGCCGCCGCCACAGCGTCCAACGGCGACGGCaaggaggaggagcaggaggacCTATTGGACGTGCTCCTGAGGATACAGAAGGAAGGTGGCCACGACGTGCCTTTTACCATGGGAGCTATCAAATGTCTATTAGTGGTAAGCTGACGGCGGGCTAACTaatttgttttctttcactaataATTAATTAAATGACCTCCTGTTTTAATCTGTAGGACTTGTTTAGTGCTGGGAGCGAGACGTCGGCAACGACGCTCATCTGGGCCCTATCGGAGCTGATGAGGAACCCAAGGGCCATGGCAAAAGCACAAGCCGAAGTACGTGACAGCCTACAAGGAAAGCCAAGTCTGACTGAGGATGATCTGGCCGATCTCAAGTACATCAGGCTGATCATCAAGGAGACGTTGAGGCTGCACCCGCCCGGGCCATTGTTGTTGCCGCGCGAGCCCACGGAGGCGTGCAAGGTCCTCGGGTATGATGTGCCGATGGGCACCACCGTGTTCGTGAACGCGTGGGCGATCTGCAGAGACCCCAAGCACTGGGACACCGCGGAGGAGTTCAGGCCAGAGCGGTTCGAGTCCGGCGAAGTAGACTTCAAGGGAACCAACTTCGAGTACACACCGTTCGGGGCAGGCAGGAGGATATGTCCCGGGATGATGTTCGCGCATTCTAGCATGGAGCTCACCCTTGCCGCCCTTCTCTACCACTTCGACTGGGAGCTTCCTGCCGGAGGAGAGTTGGACA contains:
- the LOC125540871 gene encoding desmethyl-deoxy-podophyllotoxin synthase-like encodes the protein MAMEQAIYLVLALLLPLLLLKLIRNRSHGAGQQLPPGPWRLPVIGSLHHLAGKPLVHRAFADIARRLGDAPLVYLKLGEMPVVVVSSAEAAREVMKTQDLTFATRPWSPTIKILMSDGAGLAFAPYGAHWRQLRKICIMELLSARRVKTFRHVREEEVRRLVAAITAGAGEPVNVSKRLAVLIADMTVRAMIGDRFSRREEFLVVLQQGVRILSGFNLGDLFPSSQLVGFVSGSAPRAWENHTKSFELIECAIKQHQEVKAAATASNGDGKEEEQEDLLDVLLRIQKEGGHDVPFTMGAIKCLLVDLFSAGSETSATTLIWALSELMRNPRAMAKAQAEVRDSLQGKPSLTEDDLADLKYIRLIIKETLRLHPPGPLLLPREPTEACKVLGYDVPMGTTVFVNAWAICRDPKHWDTAEEFRPERFESGEVDFKGTNFEYTPFGAGRRICPGMMFAHSSMELTLAALLYHFDWELPAGGELDMEEEMGITVGRKNDLYLQAKVLVPLN